Proteins co-encoded in one Ponticoccus alexandrii genomic window:
- a CDS encoding sugar ABC transporter substrate-binding protein, translated as MKKFLAGTAIALTAAALASGAQAASHSVGACLITKTDTNPFFVKMKEGATAKAEELGIDLKTFAGKVDGDHETQVQAIETCIADGAKGILIAASDTSSIVPAVQQAREAGLVVIALDTPLNPIDAADATFATDNFLAGELIGKWAAAQLGDAAADAKIAMLDLAVSQPTVGVLRDQGFLTGFGIDVMDPNKWGDEEDPRIVGNDVTQGNEEGGRRAMESLLASDPMINVVYTINEPAAAGAYEALKAIGRENDVLIVSVDGGCPGIQNVADGVIGATSQQYPLKMASLGIEAIAKWAEDGTKPEPTEGKDFFDTGVALVTDKPAEGVESISVQEGTDLCWG; from the coding sequence ATGAAGAAATTCCTTGCCGGTACGGCAATCGCCCTGACCGCCGCGGCGCTGGCGTCGGGCGCACAGGCTGCCAGCCACTCGGTCGGTGCCTGCCTGATCACCAAGACCGACACCAACCCCTTCTTCGTCAAGATGAAGGAAGGCGCGACCGCCAAGGCCGAAGAACTTGGCATCGACCTCAAGACCTTCGCGGGCAAGGTCGACGGTGACCACGAGACGCAGGTTCAGGCCATCGAGACCTGCATCGCCGACGGCGCCAAGGGCATCCTGATCGCCGCCTCCGACACCTCTTCCATCGTGCCCGCCGTGCAGCAGGCGCGCGAGGCTGGCCTTGTCGTCATCGCGCTCGACACGCCGCTGAACCCCATCGACGCCGCCGATGCGACCTTTGCCACCGACAACTTCCTTGCCGGTGAACTGATCGGCAAGTGGGCCGCCGCCCAGCTGGGCGACGCTGCCGCCGATGCCAAGATCGCCATGCTGGACCTCGCCGTGTCGCAGCCCACCGTGGGCGTGCTGCGCGATCAGGGCTTCCTGACCGGCTTCGGCATCGATGTCATGGACCCGAACAAGTGGGGCGACGAGGAAGACCCGCGCATCGTCGGCAACGACGTCACGCAGGGCAATGAAGAGGGTGGCCGCCGCGCCATGGAGAGCCTGCTGGCCTCCGACCCGATGATCAACGTCGTCTACACCATCAACGAGCCCGCCGCCGCCGGTGCCTACGAGGCGCTGAAGGCCATCGGCCGTGAGAACGACGTGCTGATCGTCTCGGTCGACGGTGGCTGCCCCGGCATCCAGAACGTCGCCGACGGCGTGATCGGCGCCACCTCGCAGCAGTATCCGCTGAAGATGGCCTCGCTGGGCATCGAGGCGATTGCCAAGTGGGCCGAGGACGGCACCAAGCCCGAGCCGACCGAGGGCAAGGACTTCTTCGACACCGGCGTGGCGCTGGTGACGGACAAGCCCGCCGAGGGCGTCGAGTCGATCTCGGTTCAGGAAGGCACCGACCTCTGCTGGGGCTGA
- a CDS encoding ABC transporter permease, which yields MSETASKGQDYESSLSGATSGVAEFERRKGALYSVQHALHTNPALVPLIVLVLSIVVFGLLLGSKFFSPFALTLILQQVQIVGIVAAAQSLVILTAGIDLSVGAIMVLSSVVMGQFTFRYGLPPAVAVLCGLACGTLMGFINGILVAKVKLPPFIVTLGMWQIVLATNFLYSANETIRAQDIEAQAPLFQFFGTVIAIGGARLTYGAIFMVVLFLFLAYVLKQTAWGRHVYAIGDDKEAAELSGIETDKVLISVYMASGLICAFAGWALVGRIGSVSPTSGQLANIESITAVVIGGISLFGGRGDVLGSLFGALIVGVFTLGLRLLGADAQWTYLLIGVLIIAAVAVDQWIRKVST from the coding sequence ATGTCAGAGACTGCCTCGAAAGGGCAGGACTACGAGTCGTCGTTGTCCGGTGCCACGTCCGGCGTGGCCGAGTTCGAAAGGCGCAAGGGGGCGTTGTATTCCGTCCAGCATGCGCTGCACACGAACCCGGCGCTGGTCCCGCTGATCGTTCTCGTCCTGTCGATCGTCGTTTTCGGCCTGCTTCTGGGGTCGAAGTTCTTCTCACCCTTCGCGCTGACGCTGATCCTGCAACAGGTCCAGATCGTCGGCATCGTCGCGGCGGCGCAGTCGCTGGTCATCCTGACCGCCGGCATCGACCTCTCGGTCGGCGCGATCATGGTGCTGTCCTCGGTCGTGATGGGGCAGTTCACCTTCCGCTACGGGCTGCCGCCCGCTGTGGCGGTGCTCTGCGGGCTGGCCTGCGGCACGCTGATGGGCTTCATCAACGGCATCCTCGTGGCCAAGGTCAAGCTGCCGCCCTTCATCGTGACTCTGGGCATGTGGCAGATCGTGCTGGCGACCAACTTCCTCTATTCCGCGAACGAGACGATCCGTGCGCAGGACATCGAGGCTCAGGCGCCGCTGTTCCAGTTCTTCGGTACGGTCATCGCCATCGGCGGCGCGCGTCTGACCTATGGCGCGATCTTCATGGTCGTGCTGTTCCTCTTCCTTGCCTACGTGCTGAAACAGACCGCCTGGGGACGCCATGTCTACGCCATCGGGGACGACAAGGAAGCGGCAGAGCTTTCGGGGATCGAGACCGACAAGGTGCTGATCTCGGTCTACATGGCCTCGGGGCTGATCTGCGCCTTCGCCGGCTGGGCCCTTGTGGGGCGGATCGGGTCTGTGTCGCCGACCTCTGGTCAGCTTGCCAACATCGAGTCGATCACCGCCGTGGTGATCGGGGGCATCTCGCTCTTCGGGGGGCGCGGCGATGTGCTGGGGTCGCTCTTCGGGGCGCTGATCGTGGGGGTCTTCACGCTGGGCCTGCGCCTTCTGGGGGCGGACGCGCAGTGGACCTACCTGCTGATCGGCGTTCTCATCATCGCCGCCGTCGCGGTGGATCAGTGGATCCGGAAGGTGTCGACATGA
- a CDS encoding ATP-binding cassette domain-containing protein, with protein sequence MTVQPVVQGRGIVKRYGHVTAIDHSDFDLYPGEVLAVIGDNGAGKSSIVKAICGAVQPDEGEIMIEGKPVHFSSPLQAREMGIEIVYQQLALSPALSIADNMFAGRELRKPGIMGTVFRQLDKKAMEKFARDKLTELGLMTVQSINQAVETLSGGQRQGVAVARAAAFARKFIIMDEPTAALGVKESRRVLELIQDVRAKGIPIILISHNMPHVFEVADRVHIHRLGKRHAVVDPNKITMSDAVAIMTGAQEPPPVEEQQLAPKAA encoded by the coding sequence ATGACCGTTCAACCCGTCGTTCAGGGCCGTGGCATCGTCAAGCGATACGGCCATGTCACCGCCATCGACCATTCGGACTTCGACCTCTACCCCGGCGAGGTGCTGGCGGTGATCGGGGACAACGGGGCGGGCAAGTCGTCGATCGTCAAGGCGATCTGCGGCGCCGTCCAGCCCGACGAGGGCGAGATCATGATCGAGGGCAAGCCCGTCCATTTCTCCTCGCCGCTGCAGGCGCGGGAAATGGGGATCGAGATCGTCTACCAGCAGCTGGCCCTGTCGCCCGCGCTGTCCATCGCGGACAACATGTTCGCGGGCCGCGAGCTGCGCAAACCGGGCATCATGGGTACGGTCTTCCGGCAACTCGACAAGAAGGCGATGGAGAAATTCGCCCGCGACAAGCTGACGGAGCTTGGCCTGATGACGGTGCAGTCGATCAATCAGGCGGTCGAGACGCTGTCGGGCGGTCAGCGTCAGGGCGTCGCCGTGGCCCGCGCCGCGGCCTTCGCCAGGAAGTTCATCATCATGGATGAACCGACCGCCGCGCTGGGGGTCAAGGAAAGCCGCCGCGTGCTGGAACTGATCCAGGACGTGCGGGCCAAGGGCATCCCGATCATCCTGATCAGCCACAACATGCCGCATGTCTTCGAGGTGGCGGACCGCGTGCACATCCACCGGCTGGGCAAGCGTCACGCGGTGGTCGACCCGAACAAGATCACTATGTCGGATGCCGTGGCGATCATGACCGGCGCGCAGGAACCGCCCCCGGTCGAGGAACAGCAACTCGCCCCCAAAGCCGCCTAG
- a CDS encoding glycogen/starch/alpha-glucan phosphorylase — protein sequence MKDAILAHLRYGLGKDASHSSVYDWRMALSHALRDRAVDHWIPSTQTTYARKAKRVYYLSMEFLIGRLVEDMAANLGATEEARAALAELGQDFDTLVRDEPDAALGNGGLGRLAACFMDSLATLGIPAMGYGIRYEHGLFEQDFVDGQQIEKPETWLSQKHAWEFERPEVQYSITFGGHVEHHDGRAHWHPHETVFATAHDTPVIGWQGRWGNTLRLWSAQPVKIFDLASFNRGDYLAASRSEALARTICRVLYPDDTTETGKELRLKQEYFFTAASIQDLIRRFLVTHDDIRRLDEAAAIQLNDTHPAIAGPELVRLLVDVHGLGMGEAIDLARRCLGYTNHTLLPEALERWPEWLFGRVLPRHLEIIREIEATQQAEFAGSPRILDHGNVQMGELAFIMAHKVNGVSALHTDLVKQTLFSDLHRIHPTRIINQTNGITPRRWLHTCNPALSGLITGAIGDGWVADLEQLKALKGKTGDAAFLSDFMAAKRHNKERLSNWVQQTLGQSIDPDAMFDVQIKRIHEYKRQHMNILETIALWNEMKANPGAGWQPRVKIFGGKAAPGYHVAKEIIHLINDVATVINNDPATKDLLQIVYPPNYNVTMAEMLIPAADLSEQISTAGKEASGTGNMKFALNGALTIGTLDGANVEIREHVGAENFFLFGLTAQEIMEARKQPGFARATIEKSPRMQRVLQQIAEGRFSPGDASRYHGFVGNLWDHDYFCVSLDFDNYYDTQRRADEAFGHRDAWAAMALTNTAGMGWFSSDRTIQGYARDIWDVGPADAKTLEKTG from the coding sequence ATGAAAGATGCCATCCTCGCCCATCTCCGCTATGGTCTTGGCAAGGACGCCAGCCACTCTTCCGTCTACGACTGGCGCATGGCGCTGTCCCACGCGCTGCGCGACCGGGCCGTCGATCACTGGATTCCCTCGACGCAGACGACCTACGCGCGCAAGGCGAAGCGGGTCTACTACCTGTCGATGGAATTCCTGATCGGGCGTCTGGTCGAGGACATGGCCGCCAACCTCGGCGCCACCGAAGAGGCGCGCGCGGCACTGGCCGAACTTGGGCAGGATTTCGACACGCTGGTCCGCGACGAGCCTGACGCGGCACTGGGCAACGGCGGTCTGGGGCGGCTGGCGGCCTGTTTCATGGACAGCCTCGCGACGCTGGGCATTCCGGCGATGGGCTACGGCATCCGCTACGAGCACGGGCTCTTCGAACAGGATTTCGTCGACGGCCAGCAGATCGAAAAGCCCGAGACATGGCTGAGCCAGAAGCACGCCTGGGAGTTCGAGCGCCCCGAGGTGCAGTATTCCATCACCTTCGGCGGCCACGTCGAACACCACGACGGCCGCGCGCACTGGCACCCGCACGAGACCGTCTTTGCCACCGCCCACGACACCCCGGTGATCGGCTGGCAGGGGCGCTGGGGCAACACGCTGCGGCTGTGGTCGGCGCAGCCGGTCAAGATCTTCGACCTCGCCAGCTTCAACCGGGGCGACTACCTCGCCGCCAGCCGGTCAGAGGCGCTGGCCCGCACTATCTGCCGCGTGCTTTATCCCGACGACACCACCGAGACCGGCAAGGAGTTGCGGCTGAAGCAGGAGTACTTCTTCACCGCCGCCTCGATTCAGGACCTGATCCGGCGCTTCCTCGTCACCCATGACGACATCCGCAGGCTGGACGAGGCCGCGGCGATCCAGCTGAACGACACCCACCCCGCCATCGCCGGGCCGGAACTGGTGCGCCTGCTGGTCGACGTTCACGGGTTGGGCATGGGAGAGGCCATCGACCTCGCCCGCCGCTGCCTTGGCTACACCAACCACACGCTTCTGCCCGAGGCGCTGGAGCGCTGGCCCGAGTGGCTCTTTGGTCGCGTCCTGCCGCGCCATCTGGAGATCATCCGAGAGATCGAGGCGACCCAGCAGGCGGAATTCGCGGGCAGCCCGCGCATTCTGGATCATGGCAACGTGCAGATGGGGGAACTGGCCTTCATCATGGCGCACAAGGTCAACGGCGTCTCGGCCCTGCACACCGATCTGGTCAAGCAGACGCTGTTTTCCGACCTGCACCGCATCCACCCGACGCGGATCATCAACCAGACCAACGGCATCACCCCGCGCCGCTGGCTGCACACCTGCAATCCGGCGCTGTCGGGCCTGATCACGGGCGCCATCGGCGACGGCTGGGTCGCGGATCTGGAGCAGTTGAAGGCGCTGAAGGGCAAGACCGGCGACGCGGCCTTCCTGTCGGATTTCATGGCCGCCAAACGTCACAACAAAGAGCGGTTGTCGAACTGGGTGCAGCAGACGCTGGGGCAAAGCATTGACCCCGACGCCATGTTCGACGTGCAGATCAAGCGTATCCACGAATACAAGCGCCAGCACATGAACATTCTCGAGACCATCGCGTTGTGGAACGAGATGAAGGCCAACCCCGGCGCGGGCTGGCAGCCGCGCGTCAAGATCTTCGGCGGCAAGGCCGCACCCGGCTATCATGTCGCCAAGGAGATCATTCACCTGATCAACGACGTCGCTACGGTCATCAACAACGATCCGGCAACCAAGGATCTGCTGCAGATCGTCTATCCGCCCAACTACAACGTCACCATGGCAGAGATGCTGATCCCCGCCGCCGACCTGTCGGAACAGATCTCCACGGCGGGCAAGGAGGCTTCGGGCACCGGCAACATGAAATTCGCCCTGAACGGCGCGCTGACCATCGGCACGCTGGACGGTGCCAACGTCGAGATCCGCGAGCATGTGGGGGCCGAGAACTTCTTCCTCTTCGGCCTGACCGCGCAAGAGATCATGGAGGCGCGCAAGCAGCCCGGCTTCGCCCGCGCCACCATCGAGAAAAGCCCCCGCATGCAGCGCGTGCTGCAACAGATCGCCGAGGGGCGGTTCTCGCCCGGGGATGCCTCGCGCTATCATGGTTTCGTCGGGAATCTCTGGGATCACGACTATTTCTGCGTCTCGCTGGACTTCGACAATTACTACGACACCCAGCGCCGCGCGGACGAGGCCTTTGGCCACCGCGATGCATGGGCCGCCATGGCGCTGACCAACACGGCGGGGATGGGCTGGTTCTCGTCCGACCGCACCATACAGGGCTACGCCCGCGACATCTGGGATGTCGGCCCGGCGGACGCCAAGACACTGGAGAAGACTGGATGA
- the glgB gene encoding 1,4-alpha-glucan branching protein GlgB, whose protein sequence is MTLIDPGTADEITSGRHGDPFSVLGLHGQPDGTLVARVFRPGAEGAQVLDANGKRVATLEPVSDGLFAGPIPRRKTRFPYRLRFTRGPDTWEEGDPYAFGPVLGEIDEYLLGEGTHGSLWDALGAHVRIHDGVSGVHFAVWAPNARRVSVVGGFNDWDGRRHVMRRRGQTGVHEIFIPDLGEGAVYKYEIMGASGEVMPLKADPVGFGAELPPATASVVRDLDGYDWRDGDWMAARGAAHRIDKPISVYEVHLESWRRVPEDGNRSLTYREHAEQLVGYAADMGFTHIELTPISEYPFGGSWGYQPVGLFAPTSRFGTPEDFRAMVDAAHAAGLGVIIDWVPGHFPSDAHGLARFDGTALYEHADPKEGYHPDWNTLVYNYGRTEVRNFLISNAKFWAEEYHIDGLRVDAVASMLYRDYSRKEGEWVPNEHGGRENLEAISFLRQMNEQVYAACPDIMTIAEESTAFPGVSAPTDHGGLGFGFKWNMGWMNDTLRYMAEDPINRKYHHDKMTFGLHYAFSENFVLPLSHDEVVHGKGSLLGRMPGDDWQRFANLRAYFGFMWGHPGKKLLFMGGEFAQPREWNHESSLDWHLLEYGSHKGMQNLVRDLNALYRATPALYEKDSKPEGFRWIDGGNASDSIFVWLREGAEGSAPVLIVANFTPVTRTGYRVGVPQAGYWVEKLNTDAEGYGGSNQGNGGGRASDPVPAHGCDQSLEMTVPPLATVFFELSQG, encoded by the coding sequence ATGACACTCATCGACCCCGGAACCGCCGACGAGATCACTTCGGGCCGCCACGGCGACCCCTTCTCGGTTCTGGGGTTGCATGGGCAGCCGGACGGCACGCTGGTCGCCCGCGTCTTTCGCCCCGGCGCCGAGGGCGCGCAGGTGCTGGACGCCAACGGCAAGCGGGTCGCCACGCTGGAGCCGGTGTCGGATGGCCTGTTCGCGGGCCCGATCCCGCGCCGCAAGACCCGATTTCCCTACCGGCTGCGCTTCACCCGTGGCCCGGACACATGGGAAGAGGGCGACCCCTATGCCTTTGGTCCCGTGTTGGGCGAGATCGACGAATATCTCTTGGGCGAGGGCACGCATGGCAGCCTCTGGGACGCCCTGGGCGCGCACGTGCGGATCCATGACGGCGTCAGCGGGGTGCATTTCGCCGTCTGGGCGCCGAACGCCCGGCGGGTTTCGGTCGTGGGCGGGTTCAACGACTGGGACGGGCGGCGGCACGTCATGCGGCGGCGCGGGCAGACCGGCGTGCACGAGATCTTCATTCCCGATCTGGGCGAAGGCGCGGTCTACAAATACGAGATCATGGGCGCCTCGGGCGAGGTCATGCCGCTGAAGGCCGACCCGGTGGGCTTTGGCGCGGAACTGCCGCCCGCGACGGCCTCTGTCGTGCGCGATCTGGACGGCTACGATTGGCGGGACGGTGACTGGATGGCGGCCCGCGGCGCGGCGCATCGCATCGACAAGCCGATCTCGGTCTACGAGGTGCATCTCGAAAGCTGGCGTCGGGTGCCCGAGGACGGCAACCGGTCTCTGACCTACCGCGAGCACGCCGAGCAACTGGTGGGCTACGCCGCCGACATGGGCTTCACCCATATCGAGCTGACGCCGATCTCGGAATATCCCTTCGGCGGCTCGTGGGGCTACCAGCCGGTGGGCCTGTTCGCGCCGACCTCGCGCTTTGGCACGCCCGAGGACTTTCGCGCCATGGTGGACGCGGCCCATGCGGCAGGGCTGGGGGTCATCATCGACTGGGTGCCGGGGCACTTCCCCTCCGACGCCCACGGCCTTGCGCGATTCGACGGCACCGCGCTTTACGAACACGCCGACCCGAAAGAGGGCTACCACCCGGACTGGAACACGCTGGTCTACAACTACGGCCGGACCGAGGTGCGCAACTTCCTGATATCCAACGCCAAGTTCTGGGCAGAGGAATACCACATCGACGGGCTGCGGGTGGATGCCGTGGCCTCGATGCTCTACCGCGACTATTCGCGGAAAGAAGGCGAGTGGGTGCCCAACGAACACGGCGGTCGCGAGAACCTCGAAGCGATCAGCTTTTTGCGGCAGATGAACGAACAGGTCTACGCGGCCTGTCCCGACATCATGACGATTGCCGAGGAAAGCACCGCCTTTCCCGGCGTCTCGGCGCCCACGGATCACGGCGGGCTGGGCTTCGGCTTCAAGTGGAACATGGGGTGGATGAACGACACCCTGCGGTACATGGCCGAGGATCCGATCAACCGCAAATACCACCACGACAAGATGACCTTCGGGCTGCACTATGCCTTCTCCGAGAACTTCGTCCTGCCGCTTAGCCATGACGAGGTGGTGCACGGCAAGGGCAGCCTGCTGGGGCGGATGCCGGGCGACGACTGGCAGCGCTTCGCCAACCTGCGGGCCTATTTCGGCTTCATGTGGGGGCACCCGGGCAAGAAGCTGCTTTTCATGGGCGGGGAATTCGCCCAGCCGCGCGAGTGGAACCACGAAAGCAGCCTCGACTGGCACCTGCTGGAGTATGGCAGCCACAAGGGGATGCAAAATCTTGTGCGCGACCTGAACGCGCTCTACCGGGCGACGCCCGCGCTTTACGAGAAGGACAGCAAGCCCGAGGGCTTCCGCTGGATCGACGGCGGCAACGCCAGCGACTCCATCTTCGTCTGGCTGCGCGAGGGCGCAGAGGGCAGCGCGCCGGTGCTGATCGTCGCGAATTTCACGCCGGTGACACGGACCGGCTACAGGGTCGGAGTGCCGCAGGCGGGCTACTGGGTCGAGAAACTCAATACGGACGCCGAGGGGTATGGCGGCAGCAATCAGGGCAACGGCGGAGGACGGGCATCCGACCCGGTGCCGGCCCATGGCTGCGACCAGTCGCTTGAAATGACCGTCCCCCCGCTTGCCACAGTCTTTTTCGAGCTGTCGCAGGGGTGA